The following nucleotide sequence is from Mycobacterium sp. Z3061.
CCGTGGCCGAGGACCCTGTCCTCGCCGAAGCGGCCCGTCGCAGCGTCCGGTCCAGCCTGATGCACTGGGCGGCAGCCAATGTCAGCGATCCCGGTGCTCCGGTGCCGGCCAATCTCGGTCCTGAGCCGCTGAGCATCGCTCGTGACATGGTGCGCCGCGGCCTGGAGCCGTTCACCTATCGGCCCGCGCAGAGCGTCGGCTGGCAGATCTGGATGGACACCGTTTTCCGGCTCACGTCGGACGCGGACGAGTTGCGCGAGTTGTTCGAGGTGTCGTTTCGGTCCATCAGCGAATTCCTCGACGCCACGTCCGACGGCATTGCCGCCCGGATGCGGCAGGAGCGGGAGGAATTGCTGCGCGGCACCCACGCCGAACGCCGCGAAGTCACCGCGCTCATCCTCGATGGCGCCCCGATCAGCCGCTCGCGCGCCGAAAGCAGGCTGGGTTACGCCCTGAACCGCAGCCACACGGGCGCTGTCATCTGGTGCGACGAACCCGACGGTGACCTCGGCCGGCTCGACCAACTCGCCGACGCGCTCGGCCGTGCCGCCGGGTTCGCGCGGCCACTCACCGTGACCGCCGCCGCGGCCAGCCGCTGGGTGTGGATTCCCGACGCGACCCTGGACATCGAGCCCGTTGAGCGGGCCGTGGAAGGCGCCCCGGGAACGCGAATCGCCATCGGCACCGCTGCTGTCGGGATCGACGGCTTCCGGCGCACCCACCTCGAAGCGCTCACCGCGCAGCGCATGGTCGCCGGGTTGCGTTCTGCGCAGCGGGTGGCGTTCTTCGCCGAGGTGCAGTTGATCGCGCTGATCAGCCAAAATCCGCAAGCCGCAAACGATTTCATCAAGAACGTGCTCGGCGATTTCGAGTCGGCCAGCCCCGAGTTGCAGCACACGGTACTGACCTTCATCAACGAACAGTGCAGCATCGGACGCACCACCAAACGCCTTTACGCGCACCGCAATACGCTGTTGCGCCGGCTCGACCGGGCCCAGCAGCTGCTTCCCCGGCCCCTCGAGCACAGCAGCGTGCACGTTGCTGTCGCGCTCGAGGCACTGCAGTGGCGCGGTGGGCCGACCACCTAGCGTGCTCCCAGCCCGCCCATGTGGCCATCGGCCATGCTGGGTCCGCCAAATCCACCCGGTCCGCCGATGCCACCGATCTGGCCGGGTGAGCCGATGCCGCCCGGGGTTCCGGGAGCTCCGGACTGGGGTCCGAACGGGCCGTACAGTTGGCCGGGTGCCGGAGGTCCGCCCGGTCCACCGGGCCCACCCAATCCGCCGGGTCCGTAGAGTCCGCCCGGCGTGCCGGGTGCCGGGGGCAGGGCGGGTGCAGAAGGTGTGGCGGGGCTCTCGACGCACTGCTCCAGTACGGCGTTCCAGACCGTGTCAATAGGGCACGGCTCGTCTGCGTGGCTGATTGCCGGCAGCCCGATTCCGATCGCGGGCATCAACTCGAGCCCGAGCGCGACCGCGGCGGCTGCGGCGCCGTTCCGGAGCAGGTTCCTCATCGTCAGACCTCTTTCTGTGGAGTGGGGTAGCTCCATAGTCGAGGTCGAGGCAACCCTTCCCAAGGGCGTATTTGCCCATATATGCGGACAAAGTGGTGCAGAAGTGTGCGCGCCGAAGGTCAGAGCCCGGCGATCAGGATGCCTACACCAAGCACGAGCGACGCCCCGAGGGACAGCAGCAGAATGCTGACGGTTCCTTCTTTGGAGGCCGACGCCTGGTGATCGCCCGTGGCGATGGGCGCGAGTCGCCGGCCCGCGCCCCAGGCCGCCGCCAGGAGCGTCGCCAGCCAATTGGTGTTGGCGGCGTAGATGATCAGTCCCGCTGCGGTGAGTGCCCAGGTGCGCGGAAGGTGAATGTGCGGCCACAGTAGTCCTAGCAATACCAGGAACATGCCGTTCAGAACGCCCTCGAGGTGGCTCGAAAGCCCCATGCGCGGGTTCTTCAGCCCAGGGAGGGCGAACCCGGTCAGCAGGCCGAGCAGAAATAACACCAGTCCCAAGGCGAAGAGCGCGGTTTGCACGTCAACCGGCCAAATTTCAGCCGCCGGGCGCAGTGGTCACAGTCTTGGGTGCCGTGGACGTCGTGGTCGGGGTGCTGCTGACCGTCACGGTGCTGGTGCTGGTGCTCGTGCTGGTAACCGGTGGCGGTACGGCGACCGTAGTGGTGACCGTGCTGACGCTCGTCGTCGTCGTGGACGAGGTGGTCGACGACGTCGTCGTGGCGGACGCCGCTGCGATGACGCCGCACGCCACCCGCTTGCCGGTCTCTTCCGCCGAACTCTCGCCGAAGCTGCCCGGGTCCGCGGAGATGACCAGCGAGGTGCCGGAACTGTTTCTCAGGTCGGCGGCGGTGAACCCGCTGGTCGTGGTGACCAGTTTGGCCGAGCCGTCGGGCCGGACCTGCAAGGCGGTCAACTGGCCGCTGGCGGGATAACCGGTGTGGCCGGACGCCTGGTACACGCTGCCGGCGGACTCGAAGGCGGCCGGCTCGCAGCTGCCCACCGCGTGGACCGCGAGGCCGTGGAAACCAGGCGTTAAGACCGAATTCGGGCCGGCCTCCACCGTCACCGTCGCAAAACCGTTCGCGAAATCGAAGGTAGCCGTGGCGATTTGGCCGCCGTCGGTGCCCTTGAGCTGAGTGGTCATCTTCTCCGCGCCACTCTGCCCGCCGGACGTGGACGAGGTGCCGCTCTGGCCGCCCTGCTGCGTCGAGCAGGCGGCTAACGGTGCAATGGTCGTGGCCAGTGCCGCAACAGCGAAGGTTACGCCCTTGTTCATGACGCGTACCTACCCCGATTCATCCAGGTCAAAACGCTCCGGATGCGGGGTGCGGCGCGGCATGTGTCAATGGGAGGGCGCATTACCGCGGATAGCCGAAAAAGGAGCATCCCGTGTCCGAAAAGACGCCCGACGACATCTTCAAACTCGCCAAGGACGAGAACATCGAATATGTCGATGTCAGATTCTGTGACCTGCCAGGCACCATGCAGCACTTCACAATTCCGATGTACGCCTTCGACGAGAACGTGTTCGAGGAGGGCCTGGCCTTTGACGGATCCTCGATTCGCGGATTCCAGTCCATTCACGAGTCCGACATGCTGTTGCTTCCGGATCCGGAGACCGCGACCATCGATCCGTTCCGCAAGGCCCCCACGCTGAACGTGAATTTCCACGTGCACGACCCGTTCACGCTGGAGCCCTACTCCCGCGATCCGCGTAACGTCGCCCGCAAGGCCGAGAATTACCTGATCTCTTCGGGTATCGCCGACACCGCCTATTTCGGACCCGAGGCCGAGTTCTACATTTTCGATTCGGTGAGCTTCGATTCGCGCACCGACGGCGCGTTCTACAAGGTGGACGCGACGTCGGGTTGGTGGAACACCGGGGCCGCGACGGAGGTCGACGGCAGCCCGAATCTCGGCTACAAGGTCCGTCCCAAGGGTGGGTACTTCCCGGTCGCTCCGACCGACCACTACGTCGACCTCCGCGACGAGATGCTCAGCCATCTGACCAACGCCGGCTTCGCCCTGGAGAAGGGCCACCACGAGGTGGGCAGCGGCGGCCAGGCCGAGATCAACTACCGGTTCAATACGCTGCTGCACGCGGCCGACGACCATCAGATGTACAAGTACATCGTCAAGCAAACCGCTTGGCAGGCAGGCAAAACCGTGACGTTCATGCCCAAGCCGTTGTTCGGCGACAACGGCTCCGGCATGCACTGCCACCAATCGTTGTGGAAGGACGGCGTTCCGCTGATGTACGAGGAGGACGGCTACGCCGGGTTGTCGGACGTCGCCCGCCACTACATCGGTGGGTTGCTGTACCACGCCCCTTCGCTGCTGGCCTTCACCAACCCCACCATCAACTCCTACAAGCGACTGGTGCCCGGATACGAGGCCCCCATCAACCTGGTCTACAGCCAGCGCAATCGCTCTGCGTGCGTGCGCATCCCGATCACCGGCAACAACCCGAAGGCCAAACGGCTGGAGTTCCGCTGTCCGGACGCGTCGGGCAACCCCTACCTGTCGTTCGCCGCCATGCTGATGGCCGGCCTGGACGGCATCAGGAACAAGATCGAGCCGCCCCCGCCGATCGACAAGGACCTCTACGACCTGCCTCCCGAGGAGGCCGCGGACATCGCGCAGGCCCCCACGTCGTTAGCCGCGGTGATCGACCGGCTGGAGGAGGACAGCGAATACCTCACCGAGGGAGGCGTTTTCACCCCCGACCTGATCGAGACGTGGATCAACTACAAGCGCGACTATGAACTGGCGCCGTTCAACCTGCGGCCCACGGCTTTCGAGTTCGCGCTGTATTACGACGTCTAGACTTCGACGTCCTGTGCCCACCGTGGTGGGCGGACGTCGGGCCTGCGCGCGGAGGCCAACGTCGTCGTCCGCTCACCGTTGATGGCTGTCAGCGGGGGCGGCTGGCCCTTGCGCAGCGTCGCGATCAGCTCCCGGTAGGGGCCGATGAGATAGACGGTGTCGCCGGCCTTGAGCCGGGCATCGCGCCGTGGGCGCAGTCGTATCGGACCCTCCGGACGGATGATCGCGATGACGCGGGTCTGGGTGGACAGCTCGAGCATCAAAAGTCCGTCCAACTCGCTGCCGGCCGCCACCAGCATCGCGCCGACCATGAAGGAGCGCTGACCGACCCAGAACGTGCCCAGCACCTGCAGGCCCATCGCCGCCCCGATGAACCACGGAGCCGCCAGGTCGACGATCGACCGCACGTTCTCGAAGCCGAATCGCCGGTTGATCGCGGTGCCCAGCGCGCGCCCCTGCACACGCATCACGATCGGCACCTTGGTGTCGGAACCCAGGATCTCGAGCAGCACAATCCCGGTCTCGATGTTCTCCATGTCGTCCTTGGTCACCACCGCCACTCCCCGGGCGTGATCGACCCGCGCCGACTCCAGCGTCTGGCGCATCGTCGAATCACCGAAGATCACCGGCACGTCCAACTCGGCCACCGTCTGCAGGAACGGGTTGTTCTCGTTCTGCTCCACCACCAGGACGTCGTAACCCGCGGCGGTCAGATCGGTGACCACACGGACACCGATCGAACCGAGTCCGATTACAACGACGTGGCCGCGCATGTGCCTGGCCCGCAGCCGTCCGGTGGTGTTCACGAAACGCCGCGACAGCAGCAGGTCCGCGAGAAACGCGGTGAGGACCGCGGTGATGATCACGCCGCCGAACATCAGGCCCACGGCGAACAGTCTCAGGAAAGGGGACTGGTAGGCAAAACTGAAATCGCCGTAGCCCACGGTAGTGATGGTCTCCGAGGCGAAGTAGAGGGCGTCGAGCCAGGAAAGTTCCGGGTTGTGATGACCGAGGCGCACCACGACCGTCGAGCCGAGCGTCAGCAGCAGGGTGAACACCAGCGAGGGGTACACCATCGGGTTGAGGTCGTCGAGCATGGCGCGCACCGCATCGATCGCGCGGCGCATCCGGGAGTGGCGTGAGCGCGTCGCGTCCGCCGACGGCACGGTGATGCCGCGGGCCTCCAACTCGTCTTTGACGCCGATCATCGAGGTCCAGTCGCCGGTGTAGACCTGCTGATCCCGCCCCGGGCATGGCACCACCTCGCCGGGCACGGGCGAGTTCTTGCCGTGCACCACCGCCACCGGTGCCAGGTCGGCGTATATTTCGCGCAGTGTTCCGTCATGCGGCGCCTCGGATCCCCAGACCACGAAATCGATACCGGCGGCGGCGAATTGGTGGGTGTTGCGGGACAGAACCGCCTCGACGATGGAGGGTGTCGCAAGGTCTGCGAGGTCCAGGATGGCGCCGGGGCCGTTGACTCCGGCCACCCCTCTGCGCAGCACCTCGTTGGCCAACCGCGCCACCACGCGCACATTCGGGCTGAATTCCCGTGCCAGTAATGCGATTTCGAGGTTCACCGCATCATTGGGCCCGGCGCAGACGACGGCGCGGGCGCGATGCACGCCCGCGGCCCGCAGATCGGCGGCGGTGTTGATCTTGATGATCCGCGCGCCGGCGCCCCTGAGTTCCTCGGCGATCGTCTTCGACAGCGGGTCGTCACCGCTGACGATGATCTCACGATGAAACTGAAAAACCTCACCCATGCCCATTCCTATGCAGTCCCTATGACTATCGGTCACGGGATCAATAAGTGCCACCGGAAGCGGACGTCCTGTTTCGCGAATAACTCTGGCGCGCAAGCACAGTCGCGAAAGTGCAACGAGATCGACTTGAGCCGGTCACGCACCCGCAATGTTCGCGGTGACAATAACCCGGGGCTCCAGCGGATCAGGTGAGTCCGGGATTTAATCGCCGCCTGCCGTGGTTACACCACAACATGACCATTCGACTCGGACTGCAGATTCCCAACTTCTCCTACGGCACCCCGGTCGCCGAACTCTTTCCCGCCGTGAAAGCCCAGGCCCAGGAGGCCGAGAGCGCCGGATTCGACACCGTGCTACTGATGGATCACTTCTACCAATTGCCCGGACTGGGCGAGCCCGACGAACCCATGCTGGAGGCCTATACCGCACTGGGCGCCCTGGCCACCGCCACCGAGCGCGTCCAGTTGTCGACGCTGGTGACCGGCAACACCTACCGCAATCCCACGTTGCTCGCCAAAGAGGTC
It contains:
- a CDS encoding NAD-binding protein; its protein translation is MGEVFQFHREIIVSGDDPLSKTIAEELRGAGARIIKINTAADLRAAGVHRARAVVCAGPNDAVNLEIALLAREFSPNVRVVARLANEVLRRGVAGVNGPGAILDLADLATPSIVEAVLSRNTHQFAAAGIDFVVWGSEAPHDGTLREIYADLAPVAVVHGKNSPVPGEVVPCPGRDQQVYTGDWTSMIGVKDELEARGITVPSADATRSRHSRMRRAIDAVRAMLDDLNPMVYPSLVFTLLLTLGSTVVVRLGHHNPELSWLDALYFASETITTVGYGDFSFAYQSPFLRLFAVGLMFGGVIITAVLTAFLADLLLSRRFVNTTGRLRARHMRGHVVVIGLGSIGVRVVTDLTAAGYDVLVVEQNENNPFLQTVAELDVPVIFGDSTMRQTLESARVDHARGVAVVTKDDMENIETGIVLLEILGSDTKVPIVMRVQGRALGTAINRRFGFENVRSIVDLAAPWFIGAAMGLQVLGTFWVGQRSFMVGAMLVAAGSELDGLLMLELSTQTRVIAIIRPEGPIRLRPRRDARLKAGDTVYLIGPYRELIATLRKGQPPPLTAINGERTTTLASARRPDVRPPRWAQDVEV
- the glnA gene encoding type I glutamate--ammonia ligase; its protein translation is MSEKTPDDIFKLAKDENIEYVDVRFCDLPGTMQHFTIPMYAFDENVFEEGLAFDGSSIRGFQSIHESDMLLLPDPETATIDPFRKAPTLNVNFHVHDPFTLEPYSRDPRNVARKAENYLISSGIADTAYFGPEAEFYIFDSVSFDSRTDGAFYKVDATSGWWNTGAATEVDGSPNLGYKVRPKGGYFPVAPTDHYVDLRDEMLSHLTNAGFALEKGHHEVGSGGQAEINYRFNTLLHAADDHQMYKYIVKQTAWQAGKTVTFMPKPLFGDNGSGMHCHQSLWKDGVPLMYEEDGYAGLSDVARHYIGGLLYHAPSLLAFTNPTINSYKRLVPGYEAPINLVYSQRNRSACVRIPITGNNPKAKRLEFRCPDASGNPYLSFAAMLMAGLDGIRNKIEPPPPIDKDLYDLPPEEAADIAQAPTSLAAVIDRLEEDSEYLTEGGVFTPDLIETWINYKRDYELAPFNLRPTAFEFALYYDV
- a CDS encoding PucR family transcriptional regulator gives rise to the protein MVWQRPSPRVRELIRQGARIVLDAPAEWLEEFDRATMAANPSVAEDPVLAEAARRSVRSSLMHWAAANVSDPGAPVPANLGPEPLSIARDMVRRGLEPFTYRPAQSVGWQIWMDTVFRLTSDADELRELFEVSFRSISEFLDATSDGIAARMRQEREELLRGTHAERREVTALILDGAPISRSRAESRLGYALNRSHTGAVIWCDEPDGDLGRLDQLADALGRAAGFARPLTVTAAAASRWVWIPDATLDIEPVERAVEGAPGTRIAIGTAAVGIDGFRRTHLEALTAQRMVAGLRSAQRVAFFAEVQLIALISQNPQAANDFIKNVLGDFESASPELQHTVLTFINEQCSIGRTTKRLYAHRNTLLRRLDRAQQLLPRPLEHSSVHVAVALEALQWRGGPTT
- a CDS encoding hydrogenase; this translates as MQTALFALGLVLFLLGLLTGFALPGLKNPRMGLSSHLEGVLNGMFLVLLGLLWPHIHLPRTWALTAAGLIIYAANTNWLATLLAAAWGAGRRLAPIATGDHQASASKEGTVSILLLSLGASLVLGVGILIAGL
- a CDS encoding superoxide dismutase family protein, giving the protein MNKGVTFAVAALATTIAPLAACSTQQGGQSGTSSTSGGQSGAEKMTTQLKGTDGGQIATATFDFANGFATVTVEAGPNSVLTPGFHGLAVHAVGSCEPAAFESAGSVYQASGHTGYPASGQLTALQVRPDGSAKLVTTTSGFTAADLRNSSGTSLVISADPGSFGESSAEETGKRVACGVIAAASATTTSSTTSSTTTTSVSTVTTTVAVPPPVTSTSTSTSTVTVSSTPTTTSTAPKTVTTAPGG